Proteins encoded in a region of the Flavobacterium sp. MDT1-60 genome:
- a CDS encoding glycoside hydrolase family 127 protein, protein MKKNIIISTFLISTSFFAQNKGLVANSNSPYSKLQSVSLEDVKWTAGFWKEQFDVETKSTLPYMWDLYHNDSISHAYKNFEIAAGESKGTFKGPSFHDGDFYKIFEGMAATYAVTKDKKLDAEMDKAIVLFAKVQRKDGYIHTPVLIDERWGTLGPEEVKKQLGFEKYNMGHLMTAACIHYRATGKTNFLDIAKGVADYLYDFYKKASPELARNAICPSHYMGIVEMYRTTKNPKYLELANNLIDIRGTTNDGTDDNQDRIPFRQQTTAMGHAVRANYLYAGVADLYAETGEKKLLDNLESIWDDVTYRKMYITGACGALYDGVSPDGTSYNPTDVQKIHQAYGRPFQLPNATAHTETCANIGNVLWNFRMLQITGDAKYADIVELALYNSVLSGMSLEGTKFCYNNPLNVSKDLPFKQRWSKQREGYIALSNCCAPNVTRTIAEVNNYAYSISKEGLYVNLYGSNTLKTTLPNGEKIEIEQQTNYPWDGKITLKIVKAPKEAQSFLLRIPGWSQDAVISINGKKLDAEVASGSYSKVNQKWKKGDVIELNIPMPVELMQANPLVEEVKNQVAVKRGPIVYCLESDQLPANTNINEVVLNANSVFTTNFIEINNRQLLTINATSLIDQDSSWDKKLYQPVSAKKSKEYNLKLIPYFAWGNHGAAEMTVWMSH, encoded by the coding sequence ATGAAAAAGAATATCATCATATCAACGTTTTTAATCTCAACTTCATTCTTTGCTCAAAATAAAGGGTTAGTGGCAAATTCAAACAGCCCCTATTCTAAATTGCAAAGTGTGAGTTTAGAAGATGTGAAATGGACAGCTGGTTTTTGGAAAGAGCAATTTGATGTTGAGACCAAAAGCACCTTGCCTTATATGTGGGATTTGTATCATAACGATTCGATTTCGCATGCCTATAAAAATTTTGAAATTGCTGCCGGAGAAAGTAAAGGAACTTTCAAAGGACCTTCGTTTCATGATGGTGATTTTTATAAAATTTTCGAAGGAATGGCGGCAACTTATGCTGTTACAAAAGACAAAAAATTAGATGCAGAAATGGATAAAGCCATTGTGCTGTTTGCAAAAGTACAGCGTAAAGACGGTTACATTCATACACCGGTTTTAATTGATGAACGTTGGGGAACTTTGGGACCTGAAGAAGTAAAAAAACAATTGGGTTTTGAAAAATACAATATGGGGCATTTGATGACTGCTGCTTGTATACATTATCGCGCTACAGGAAAAACAAATTTTCTGGATATTGCAAAAGGTGTAGCCGATTATCTATATGATTTTTACAAAAAAGCATCACCGGAATTGGCCCGAAATGCAATTTGTCCTTCACATTATATGGGAATTGTAGAGATGTATCGCACCACTAAAAATCCGAAATATCTTGAATTGGCGAATAATTTAATTGATATCAGAGGGACTACAAATGATGGAACCGATGATAATCAGGATAGAATTCCGTTTAGGCAACAAACCACAGCAATGGGCCACGCTGTAAGAGCGAATTATTTGTATGCAGGTGTTGCCGATTTATATGCAGAAACCGGAGAAAAGAAATTATTAGACAATCTGGAATCGATTTGGGATGATGTAACCTACCGCAAAATGTACATTACAGGAGCTTGCGGTGCTTTGTATGATGGCGTTTCTCCAGACGGAACTTCTTATAATCCAACCGATGTACAGAAAATCCATCAAGCTTACGGAAGACCTTTTCAATTGCCAAATGCAACGGCTCACACCGAGACCTGTGCGAATATTGGAAACGTTTTATGGAATTTTCGAATGCTGCAAATTACCGGCGATGCCAAATATGCCGATATTGTAGAGTTAGCACTTTATAATAGTGTTTTATCTGGAATGAGTTTAGAAGGAACAAAATTCTGCTATAATAATCCGTTGAATGTTTCTAAAGATTTACCTTTTAAGCAAAGATGGAGCAAACAACGTGAAGGATATATTGCTTTGTCAAATTGTTGTGCACCGAATGTAACACGTACTATCGCTGAGGTTAATAATTACGCCTACAGTATTTCAAAAGAGGGTCTATATGTTAATCTATACGGAAGCAACACTTTAAAAACTACCCTGCCAAACGGCGAGAAAATCGAAATTGAGCAACAGACCAATTATCCGTGGGATGGAAAAATTACATTGAAAATTGTAAAAGCTCCAAAAGAGGCACAATCATTTTTATTACGAATTCCGGGATGGAGTCAGGATGCTGTAATTTCAATTAATGGAAAAAAATTGGATGCTGAGGTAGCTTCAGGAAGTTATTCAAAAGTAAATCAGAAATGGAAAAAAGGTGATGTTATTGAATTAAATATTCCAATGCCTGTTGAATTGATGCAGGCAAATCCGTTGGTAGAAGAAGTTAAAAATCAGGTTGCAGTAAAAAGAGGACCGATTGTTTATTGTTTAGAATCGGATCAGCTTCCTGCAAATACTAATATTAATGAAGTTGTTTTGAATGCAAATTCGGTATTTACAACCAATTTTATTGAAATAAATAATAGACAATTACTAACTATAAATGCAACTTCTTTAATTGATCAGGATAGTTCGTGGGATAAAAAGCTTTATCAGCCGGTGTCTGCTAAGAAAAGTAAGGAGTATAACTTAAAATTAATCCCCTATTTTGCCTGGGGAAACCATGGTGCAGCAGAAATGACGGTGTGGATGTCACATTGA
- a CDS encoding polysaccharide lyase family 1 protein, with protein MIKKLLSAAVLSILLATNGQAQSAGKTAEKQIVKVDFDFSGRRVEEVGDPNYSSWPITEQTEAEKSFNNVKFKLKGNFSSKWFKVGMSAPFYSRLTSDGLFTDKNLELTISGLKSGQHSLLTFHNTFDKIEGKSYAPVKIYVNNKLVETVASSNRATSTIEAATAYIVFNAQTGKNVVIRFELDSKDPNLIQQLVINGFEIDTPNLKKQAHTPKPEDADAHVVLGDKFMLNWQASKEAVAHKLYFGTDKKAVTDATDKSPEFKGKQTDTKFAVADLYSMTTYYWRIDEVDVKGNTTLGTVWSFKPAQLAFPGAEGYGRFAVGGRGGRVVEVTNLDDSGPGSFRAAVNEGTGPKTIVFNVSGNIKLTDRLVVNNPYITIAGQTAPGEGITISKAPVGLTGNDGIIRFLKVRIGSGKTYDGMGLTGANHSIIDHCSISWTIDESFSSRSAHNITLQRTLISEALNVAGHDKYEVGKMHGFAATIGGDVGSFHHNLLAHNYGRNWSIGGGLNGDGYYTGRLDIRNNVVYNWGQRTTDGGANEVNFVNNYYKPGASTKYFFALNAQHEGVGKGMQRYYFDGNIMQGHFDEKTQEKGRTSTISHNEIVKYETFVDKPFFESYVKTESAVGAYKNVLSDVGASEPFFDKHDNRIIEETLKGTFTYKGSKSGLGGMIDSEKDLGDLGEYASEKRAADWDTDHDGLPNWWETAKGLNENSKAGDFADTNLDADKDGFTQLDEYLDWMAQPHFFITSGETKEFSAADYFKGYEKTPVYTFSDLKNGKVVLKGKDIQFTAIEKGFASVIITVKDADGDTMSRIINFFVK; from the coding sequence ATGATAAAGAAATTATTAAGTGCTGCTGTTTTGTCAATACTTTTGGCAACAAACGGACAGGCACAATCAGCTGGGAAAACAGCTGAAAAACAAATCGTTAAAGTCGATTTCGATTTTTCGGGACGAAGAGTTGAAGAAGTAGGTGATCCAAATTATAGTTCATGGCCAATAACGGAACAAACCGAAGCGGAGAAATCTTTTAATAATGTAAAATTCAAATTAAAAGGAAATTTTTCATCGAAATGGTTTAAAGTCGGAATGAGCGCGCCATTTTATAGCCGATTAACAAGTGATGGTTTATTTACGGATAAAAATCTGGAACTTACAATAAGCGGATTAAAATCTGGACAACACTCGTTGCTGACTTTTCATAACACTTTTGACAAGATTGAAGGAAAGTCATATGCTCCTGTAAAAATATATGTAAACAATAAATTGGTAGAAACGGTAGCGTCCAGCAATAGGGCAACTTCGACTATTGAGGCGGCAACCGCTTATATTGTATTTAATGCTCAGACCGGTAAAAATGTAGTGATCCGTTTTGAATTAGATTCGAAAGATCCCAATTTAATTCAGCAACTGGTCATTAACGGGTTTGAAATCGATACTCCAAATCTTAAAAAACAAGCACATACTCCAAAACCAGAAGATGCAGATGCGCATGTTGTTTTGGGAGATAAATTTATGTTGAACTGGCAAGCTTCAAAAGAGGCTGTTGCTCATAAGTTGTACTTCGGAACAGATAAAAAAGCAGTGACAGACGCTACGGATAAGTCACCGGAATTTAAAGGAAAACAAACAGACACTAAATTTGCTGTTGCTGATTTGTACAGTATGACAACCTATTACTGGCGTATTGACGAAGTCGATGTAAAAGGAAATACAACTTTAGGAACCGTTTGGTCATTCAAACCAGCACAATTGGCTTTTCCCGGAGCTGAAGGATACGGACGTTTTGCCGTAGGTGGAAGAGGAGGAAGAGTAGTTGAGGTTACGAATTTGGATGATAGTGGTCCGGGAAGTTTTCGCGCTGCGGTAAACGAAGGAACCGGTCCTAAAACTATTGTATTTAATGTTTCCGGAAATATAAAATTAACAGATCGCTTAGTGGTGAATAATCCGTATATTACAATTGCAGGACAAACTGCTCCGGGTGAAGGAATTACGATTAGTAAAGCGCCAGTTGGATTAACTGGAAACGATGGAATAATCCGATTTTTGAAAGTTAGAATTGGAAGCGGAAAGACGTATGACGGAATGGGACTTACAGGTGCCAATCATAGTATTATTGACCACTGTTCTATCAGCTGGACAATTGATGAATCTTTCAGTTCACGTAGTGCACACAACATTACTTTACAGCGTACTTTAATTTCTGAGGCATTGAATGTGGCAGGACATGATAAATATGAAGTTGGAAAAATGCACGGATTTGCCGCTACAATTGGTGGTGATGTGGGTAGTTTTCACCATAATTTATTGGCACATAACTATGGTAGAAACTGGAGTATTGGTGGAGGTTTAAATGGCGATGGATATTACACAGGAAGATTGGACATCAGAAATAATGTCGTTTACAACTGGGGACAAAGAACAACCGACGGAGGTGCAAATGAAGTAAATTTCGTAAATAATTACTATAAGCCAGGTGCTTCAACTAAATATTTCTTTGCTTTGAATGCACAGCATGAAGGCGTTGGAAAAGGAATGCAACGTTATTATTTTGATGGAAATATCATGCAGGGCCACTTCGATGAGAAAACTCAGGAAAAAGGAAGAACATCTACAATTTCGCATAATGAAATTGTGAAGTATGAAACTTTTGTTGATAAACCATTCTTTGAATCTTATGTAAAAACAGAAAGTGCGGTAGGTGCTTATAAAAATGTCCTTTCGGATGTTGGAGCAAGCGAACCGTTTTTTGACAAACATGATAACCGAATTATTGAGGAAACTTTAAAAGGTACTTTTACTTATAAAGGAAGCAAAAGCGGTTTAGGCGGAATGATCGATTCTGAAAAAGATTTGGGTGACTTAGGTGAATATGCTAGTGAAAAACGTGCTGCAGATTGGGACACCGATCATGACGGACTGCCAAATTGGTGGGAAACAGCAAAAGGATTAAATGAAAATTCGAAAGCAGGAGATTTTGCTGACACGAATTTAGATGCCGACAAAGATGGTTTCACACAATTGGACGAGTATTTAGACTGGATGGCGCAACCACACTTTTTCATTACTTCAGGTGAAACGAAAGAGTTTTCGGCAGCTGATTATTTTAAAGGATATGAAAAAACACCGGTTTATACTTTCTCAGATCTTAAAAATGGAAAAGTAGTTTTAAAAGGAAAAGACATTCAGTTTACGGCTATCGAAAAAGGATTTGCTTCTGTAATAATCACAGTTAAAGATGCCGATGGAGATACAATGAGTCGTATCATAAATTTCTTTGTAAAATAA